One genomic segment of Peromyscus leucopus breed LL Stock chromosome 23, UCI_PerLeu_2.1, whole genome shotgun sequence includes these proteins:
- the Slc8b1 gene encoding mitochondrial sodium/calcium exchanger protein produces the protein MAGRWLDLRWAPGFLCMPLIMEMASGAREPSTKAHEHIQFWAPGVNQTAMADCRAVCTLNTSDRCDFIRMNPDCRSEGGYLDYLEGIFCHFSPPLLPLAITLYVFWLLYLFLILGVTAAKFFCPNLSAISTNLKLSHNVAGVTFLAFGNGAPDIFSALVAFSDPRTAGLAIGALFGAGVLVTTVVAGGITILHPFMAASRPFLRDIAFYMVAVFLTFTALYLGRITLAWALGYLGLYVFYVVTVILCTWVYQRQRSTSLIHSMPETPEMLTDSEEDQVSSNTNSYDYGDEYRPLLLGQETTAQILIQALNPLDYRKWRTQSMSCKLLKVVKLPVEFLLLLTVPVVDPDKDDRNWKRPLNCLQLVVSPLVLVLTLQSGAYGVYEIGGLLPVWAVVVIVGTALASVTFFATSNREPPRLHWLFAFLGFLTSALWINAAATEVVNILRSLGVVFRLSNTVLGLTLLAWGNSIGDAFSDFTLARQGYPRMAFSACFGGIIFNILVGVGLGCLLQIARNHAAEVKLEPDGLLVWVLASALGLSLVFSLVSVPLQCFQLSKAYGLCLLLFYATFLVVVLLTEFGVIHLKRV, from the exons atggCAGGCAGATGGCTGGATCTGCGCTGGGCACCTGGCTTCCTCTGTATGCCTCTGATAATGGAGATGGCATCTGGGGCCAGAGAGCCATCCACCAAGGCCCATGAGCACATCCAGTTTTGGGCCCCAGGTGTCAACCAGACGGCCATGGCAGAC TGCCGAGCCGTGTGTACCCTGAACACTTCTGACCGCTGCGACTTTATCAGGATGAATCCCGACTGCCGCAGTGAGGGGGGCTACCTGGACTACCTCGAGGGCATCTTCTGtcacttctcccctcccctcctccctctggccATCACTCTCTAT gttttctggcttctttacctCTTTCTGATCCTGGGAGTCACCGCAGCCAAGTT CTTCTGTCCCAATTTATCAGCCATCTCCACCAATCTCAAGCTCTCCCACAACGTGGCA GGTGTCACCTTCTTGGCCTTTGGGAACGGCGCCCCGGATATCTTCAGCGCCCTTGTGGCTTTCTCGGACCCACGCACTGCTGGCCTGGCCATTGGGGCTCTGTTTG GCGCAGGGGTGCTGGTCACCACCGTGGTGGccggaggcatcaccatcctgcATCCCTTCATGGCTGCCTCCAGGCCCTTCCTCAGGGACATCGCTTTCTACATGGTGGCTGTGTTCCTAACCTTCACTGCGCTCTATCTCGGCAGGATCACGCTGGCGTGGGCGCTGG GTTACCTGGGCCTCTATGTGTTCTACGTGGTCACGGTCATCCTCTGCACTTGGGTCTACCAGCGGCAGCGGAGCACGTCTTTGATCCACTCCATGCCTGAGACACCAG AGATGCTGACTGATTCAGAAGAGGACCAGGTGTCTTCCAACACCAACAGCTATGACTATG GAGATGAATACCGGCCTCTGTTGCTGGGTCAGGAGACCACTGCCCAGATCCTGATCCAAGCCCTGAACCCCTTGGACTACAGGAAGTGGAGGACGCAGTCCATGTCGTGCAAGCTCCTGAAGGTGGTCAAG ttgCCTGTGGAGTTCTTGCTGCTGCTCACAGTACCTGTTGTGGACCCCGACAAGGATGACCGGAATTGGAAGCGGCCACTCAACTGTCTGCAGCTGGTCGTCAGCCCCCTGGTCCTGGTCCTGACGCTGCAGTCGGGGGCCT ATGGCGTCTATGAGATCGGCGGCCTCCTTCCTGtctgggctgtggtggtgatCGTGGGCACAGCCCTGGCCTCAGTGACCTTCTTTGCCACATCTAACCGAGAGCCCCCTAGACTGCACTGG CTCTTTGCTTTTCTGGGCTTCCTGACCAGCGCCTTGTGGATCAACGCGGCTGCCACTGAGGTGGTGAACATCTTGCGGTCCCTGGGCGTGGTCTTCCGTCTGAGCAACACTGTGCTAGGACTCACCCTCCTGGCCTGGGGGAACAGCATTGGAG ATGCGTTCTCAGATTTCACACTGGCCCGCCAGGGCTACCCCCGGATGGCATTCTCCGCCTGTTTTGGTGGCATCATTTTCA ACATCCTGGTGGGCGTGGGGCTGGGCTGCTTGCTGCAGATCGCCCGGAATCATGCTGCGGAGGTGAAG CTGGAGCCAGATGGActgctggtgtgggtgctggccAGCGCCCTGGGGCTCAGCCTTGTCTTCTCTCTGGTCTCCGTCCCACTTCAGTGCTTCCAGCTCAGCAAGGCATACGGCCTCTGCCTGCTCCTCTTCTACGCCACTTTCCTTGTCGTGGTCCTCCTCACGGAGTTTGGGGTGATTCACTTGAAGAGGGTCTGA